The Cygnus atratus isolate AKBS03 ecotype Queensland, Australia chromosome 19, CAtr_DNAZoo_HiC_assembly, whole genome shotgun sequence genome includes a window with the following:
- the BRD3OS gene encoding putative uncharacterized protein BRD3OS, with product MTDKVMNGRVPLPEKALSEGYARLRYRDTSLLIWQQQQQKLESAPPNTYLSRSRSMWYSQYGNEAILVRDKNKLDVSRDTGQSKFCAIM from the coding sequence ATGACTGACAAGGTGATGAACGGGAGGGTGCCCCTGCCCGAAAAAGCCTTGTCCGAGGGCTATGCCCGCCTGCGCTACAGGGACACCTCGCTGCTcatctggcagcagcagcagcagaagctggagtCAGCGCCGCCCAACACGTACCTGAGCCGGAGCCGCAGTATGTGGTACTCGCAGTACGGCAACGAAGCCATCCTGGTGCGGGACAAAAACAAGCTGGATGTCTCCAGGGACACGGGACAGTCCAAGTTTTGTGCTATCATGTAA